In a single window of the Notamacropus eugenii isolate mMacEug1 chromosome 4, mMacEug1.pri_v2, whole genome shotgun sequence genome:
- the RNF182 gene encoding E3 ubiquitin-protein ligase RNF182 — protein MASQPPEDTAESPVSDELECKICYNRYNLRQRKPKVLECCHRVCAKCLYKIIDFGDSPQGVIVCPFCRFETCLPDDEVNSLPDDNNILVNLTCGGKGKKCLPDNPTELLLTPKRLASLVSPTHTSSNCLVITIMEVQRESPQSMSSTPVVEFYRPTSFDSVATVSHNWTVWNCTSLLFQTSIRVLVWLLGLLYFSSLPLGIYLLVSKKVTLGVVFVSLVPSSLVILMVYGFCQCVCHEFLDCMSSPS, from the coding sequence ATGGCCAGCCAGCCTCCAGAGGATACGGCCGAGTCTCCTGTCTCGGACGAGCTTGAGTGTAAGATCTGCTATAACCGTTACAACCTGAGGCAGAGGAAACCCAAAGTCCTGGAATGCTGTCACCGTGTCTGTGCCAAATGCCTTTACAAGATCATCGACTTTGGAGACTCCCCTCAGGGTGTCATCGTGTGTCCTTTCTGTAGGTTTGAGACCTGCCTGCCCGATGACGAGGTTAACAGCCTCCCCGATGACAACAACATCCTTGTGAACTTGACTtgtggaggaaaggggaagaaatgccTGCCGGACAATCCCACGGAGTTGTTACTGACCCCCAAGAGGCTGGCCTCCCTTGTCAGTCCTACCCACACTTCCTCCAACTGCCTGGTGATCACCATTATGGAAGTACAAAGAGAGAGCCCGCAGTCTATGAGCTCGACCCCCGTGGTGGAGTTTTACAGGCCCACCAGCTTTGACTCTGTCGCTACCGTGTCTCATAACTGGACAGTGTGGAATTGTACCTCTCTGCTCTTCCAGACATCCATCAGAGTGTTAGTTTGGTTGCTAGGGTTGCTCTATTTCAGTTCCCTGCCCTTGGGGATCTACTTATTGGTCTCTAAGAAAGTCACCCTTGGGGTTGTCTTTGTCAGCCTTGTTCCATCCAGCCTTGTTATTCTTATGGTGTACGGTTTTTGCCAGTGTGTATGCCATGAATTTTTAGACTGTATGTCATCGCCTTCATAA